The Vicinamibacterales bacterium genome window below encodes:
- the ftsH gene encoding ATP-dependent zinc metalloprotease FtsH has product MLSPLFRRPRLFAAIAVVLAALIGLGAYAATRPSPPELAFSEFLQKVDQGEVKEVRSVDGAIALVLNDGTHAVTVPPPSFLAADSAYITTLARRGIRIQFQQVPSPGAVTAGSVAIAGFFLALLGFTVYRTTSGRIHTPGKARLADRTGQVVTFRDVAGVDEAKDEVKEIVDFLRHPSRFSALGGRIPKGVLLVGPPGTGKTLLARSIAGEAGVPFMFASGSDFVEMYAGVGAARVRRLFKDARRHSACIIFIDELDAVGRSRGGSSLSHEEREQTLNQLLVEMDGFEPASGIVVIAATNRQDILDPALLRPGRFDRQVTVGNPDLRGREAILGVHSRKIAMSDDVNLRSIARGTPGFSGADLANLVNEAALAAGREGRDKVSDKDMESARDKVLMGVERRSVALSEMDRVNCAYHEAGHAVIAALLPMADPLHKVTIIPRGRAMGVTMQLPEADRHTYTKGYLETQIAVLMGGRAAEELFMKHMTSGASNDIERATDIAQHMVCEWGMSALGMRAFRKAGNSFDGDKNFAMSEALARRVDEEIEKILNQGYDRALDLLNRNREAVKGIAEALLDVEALDADELKEILARTAAHA; this is encoded by the coding sequence ACGGCTGTTCGCCGCCATCGCTGTCGTCCTCGCCGCGCTGATCGGGCTCGGGGCCTACGCCGCGACCCGGCCGTCGCCGCCCGAACTCGCGTTCTCCGAGTTTCTGCAGAAAGTCGACCAGGGTGAGGTCAAGGAAGTGCGGTCGGTCGACGGCGCGATCGCGCTCGTGCTGAACGACGGAACCCACGCCGTGACGGTGCCGCCGCCGAGCTTCCTGGCCGCGGATTCGGCCTACATCACCACCCTGGCGCGCCGCGGCATCCGCATCCAGTTCCAGCAGGTCCCCTCGCCCGGCGCCGTGACCGCCGGGTCGGTCGCCATTGCCGGGTTCTTCCTCGCGCTCCTCGGCTTCACCGTCTACCGCACCACCTCGGGCCGCATCCACACGCCAGGCAAGGCCAGGCTCGCCGACCGCACCGGTCAGGTGGTGACCTTCCGGGACGTCGCCGGCGTCGACGAAGCCAAGGACGAGGTGAAAGAGATCGTCGACTTCCTGCGCCACCCGTCGCGGTTCTCCGCGCTCGGCGGCCGGATCCCCAAAGGCGTCCTCCTCGTGGGGCCGCCGGGGACCGGCAAGACGCTGCTCGCCCGCTCCATCGCCGGCGAGGCGGGCGTGCCGTTCATGTTCGCGAGCGGCTCCGATTTCGTCGAGATGTACGCCGGCGTCGGTGCCGCCCGCGTTCGCCGGCTGTTCAAGGACGCCCGGCGCCACAGCGCCTGCATCATCTTCATCGACGAGCTCGACGCCGTCGGCCGCAGCCGCGGCGGCAGCTCGCTCAGCCACGAGGAGCGCGAGCAGACGCTGAACCAGCTGCTCGTCGAGATGGACGGCTTCGAGCCGGCCAGCGGCATCGTCGTGATCGCCGCGACCAACCGCCAGGACATCCTCGACCCGGCGCTCCTGCGGCCGGGCCGCTTCGATCGCCAGGTGACCGTCGGCAACCCGGATCTCCGCGGCCGCGAAGCCATTCTCGGGGTCCACAGCCGCAAGATCGCGATGAGCGACGACGTGAACCTGCGGTCGATCGCGCGCGGCACCCCCGGCTTCTCGGGGGCGGACCTGGCGAATCTGGTCAACGAGGCGGCGCTGGCGGCCGGACGCGAAGGGCGCGACAAGGTCTCGGACAAGGACATGGAGAGCGCCCGCGACAAGGTGCTCATGGGCGTCGAGCGGCGCTCCGTCGCGCTCAGCGAGATGGACCGCGTGAACTGCGCCTATCACGAGGCCGGGCACGCCGTCATCGCGGCGCTCCTGCCGATGGCCGATCCGCTCCACAAGGTGACCATCATCCCGCGCGGGCGCGCGATGGGCGTGACGATGCAGCTGCCGGAGGCGGATCGCCACACCTACACCAAGGGGTATCTCGAGACGCAGATTGCCGTCCTGATGGGCGGCCGCGCCGCCGAAGAGCTGTTCATGAAGCACATGACCAGCGGCGCCTCGAACGACATCGAGCGCGCCACCGACATCGCCCAGCACATGGTGTGCGAATGGGGCATGTCGGCGCTCGGGATGCGCGCCTTCCGCAAGGCGGGCAACAGCTTCGACGGCGACAAGAACTTCGCGATGAGCGAGGCGCTGGCCCGCCGGGTGGACGAAGAGATCGAGAAGATCCTGAACCAGGGCTACGACCGCGCCCTCGACCTGCTCAATCGCAATCGTGAGGCGGTCAAGGGCATCGCCGAAGCGCTGCTGGACGTCGAGGCGCTCGACGCCGACGAGCTGAAGGAGATTCTCGCGCGGACGGCTGCGCATGCATAG